One genomic segment of Deltaproteobacteria bacterium includes these proteins:
- a CDS encoding Coenzyme F420 hydrogenase/dehydrogenase, beta subunit C-terminal domain, with product MNVYGSNELARDVQQAGYCIGCGACVELCPYFRNHRGHTARLFACSLEQGRCHAHCPKTEVDLEELSSALYGEKYEGTPLGHYRSILAARATGKVAGPFQGGGTVSALATYALESKLIDAAILTGADGMRPVPQIVTDPDKVARCGSSRFTAAPTLSVMNQAVRQGMRRLGVVGTPCQMTAVAQMKQNPLGIEDFEDPVALTIGLFCNWALEHKQLAAYLANHLDLDSITGMDIPPPPAAVMVVKTHDTEHQFPLEEIRPLIPLSCFICPDMTSEWADVSVGMYEGRPGWNTLIVRSEAGAELVEGAVSNGWIETEAFPGDRLQELAKAALAKKERSFRNANRRGLLQEGENGARPAMKVPQEVLDRLLA from the coding sequence ATGAATGTATACGGATCGAACGAATTAGCGAGGGATGTCCAGCAGGCCGGCTACTGCATCGGGTGTGGGGCCTGCGTGGAGCTTTGTCCATATTTTCGAAATCATCGCGGGCACACGGCACGGCTTTTCGCGTGCTCCCTGGAACAGGGTAGATGCCATGCCCATTGCCCCAAGACCGAAGTAGACCTGGAGGAACTTTCCTCGGCGTTATACGGCGAGAAGTACGAGGGGACGCCTCTGGGACATTATCGCAGCATCCTGGCTGCCCGGGCGACCGGTAAAGTGGCCGGGCCTTTTCAGGGCGGCGGAACGGTTTCCGCGCTCGCAACCTACGCGCTTGAAAGCAAGCTAATCGATGCGGCCATTTTAACAGGGGCGGACGGGATGCGACCTGTCCCCCAAATCGTAACCGACCCCGACAAGGTGGCGCGATGCGGATCTTCGCGATTCACAGCCGCGCCCACATTGTCCGTCATGAACCAGGCTGTCCGGCAGGGCATGCGGCGTTTGGGCGTTGTCGGTACGCCCTGCCAGATGACGGCGGTCGCCCAAATGAAGCAAAATCCTCTGGGGATTGAAGATTTTGAGGACCCGGTGGCGCTGACCATCGGTCTTTTCTGCAATTGGGCTTTGGAGCACAAGCAGCTTGCCGCGTATCTGGCCAACCACCTGGATCTCGACTCCATTACAGGAATGGACATTCCGCCCCCGCCTGCAGCCGTAATGGTGGTTAAAACGCACGATACCGAACATCAGTTCCCTCTTGAAGAGATTCGGCCTCTCATACCCCTGTCCTGCTTTATCTGCCCGGACATGACTTCCGAATGGGCCGACGTGTCCGTTGGCATGTACGAGGGGCGCCCGGGATGGAATACGTTGATCGTTCGTTCGGAAGCTGGCGCAGAGCTTGTTGAAGGCGCGGTTTCAAACGGATGGATTGAAACCGAGGCGTTTCCGGGAGACCGCCTGCAGGAGCTGGCCAAGGCGGCTCTGGCCAAAAAGGAGCGGTCCTTCCGCAACGCGAATCGAAGAGGCCTTTTGCAAGAGGGGGAAAATGGCGCTCGCCCGGCCATGAAGGTGCCGCAGGAAGTACTCGATCGACTACTAGCCTGA
- a CDS encoding indolepyruvate ferredoxin oxidoreductase subunit alpha produces MQTVRDGKAGDVRLMQGNEALARGALEAGVSVAAGYPGTPSSEIIENLAKAAKDSDLYVEFSTNEKVALEVAASGSFAELRSLAVMKQVGVNVAADFLLHLVLYGTRGGMVLASCEDPGGLSSTNEGDSRHYAKMMEFPLLEPGDFQEAKDMMRWAFELSEEIRNLVMVRSVTRLSHASGRVGLGNLPEKKERAHLNVEGPPIGQMEGPIGALPVTLNFMHGRQQGKMRKAAEIFEDSPYNTYTGPDNPELLIVTSSSAWLYCTEAVDLLNAGDRVGILKLGCTYPLPPKLVTKHLSTTDKVFIVEELLPFLEDNVKTLAAEMGAALGHKTFYGKKDGSLPSTGELNPDVVMGGLAKILDIEPDASLAKYSEELEQVVGQSVVARSLTFCAGCPHRASFWSLHNALELDGRYGFMCGDIGCYTMGISPAGFGTLKSVHAMGSGIGLASGFGQLGQFGLDRPVLAACGDSTFFHAAVPALINAVHHNAKLVMVVLDNSGTGMTGFQPHPGLTYDAMGKQATPVDVAKVCRAIGASVTISDPFDVKGTTDTLLDLLEQDSGVRVLILRQMCALSPEKKLKKMYEVAVDQSICLGEACGCNRLCTRVFKCPALIWDASAGKALVDEVLCAGCGVCASICPSGAITRKEVA; encoded by the coding sequence ATGCAAACAGTACGTGATGGAAAGGCCGGAGATGTCCGGCTGATGCAAGGCAATGAGGCGCTTGCCCGAGGCGCTTTGGAAGCCGGTGTTTCGGTGGCAGCCGGATATCCAGGAACCCCGTCCTCGGAAATCATAGAAAACCTGGCCAAAGCGGCTAAGGACAGTGATCTTTACGTAGAATTTTCCACCAACGAAAAAGTGGCATTGGAAGTGGCGGCTTCGGGCTCCTTTGCCGAACTTAGATCGTTGGCTGTCATGAAACAGGTGGGCGTTAACGTGGCGGCGGATTTCCTTTTACATCTGGTGCTTTACGGTACCCGAGGCGGAATGGTCCTGGCCAGCTGCGAGGATCCCGGAGGTCTTTCCAGCACGAATGAAGGGGATTCCCGGCACTATGCCAAAATGATGGAGTTCCCACTTCTCGAACCCGGCGATTTTCAGGAGGCCAAGGATATGATGCGCTGGGCTTTCGAACTTTCTGAAGAAATCCGCAATCTAGTTATGGTACGCAGTGTCACTCGGCTGTCTCACGCTAGCGGTCGCGTTGGGCTGGGAAATCTTCCGGAAAAGAAAGAACGAGCGCATCTCAATGTGGAGGGTCCGCCCATCGGACAGATGGAAGGCCCCATAGGCGCGTTGCCGGTAACTCTCAACTTTATGCATGGACGCCAGCAGGGTAAAATGCGGAAGGCCGCTGAAATTTTCGAGGATTCCCCGTATAACACGTATACCGGGCCCGACAATCCCGAATTGCTCATAGTGACCAGTTCCTCTGCATGGTTGTACTGCACAGAGGCTGTAGACCTCTTAAATGCAGGAGACCGGGTGGGTATCCTGAAATTGGGCTGCACCTATCCCCTTCCGCCCAAACTGGTTACCAAGCATCTATCCACAACTGACAAGGTGTTCATTGTGGAGGAGCTGCTTCCTTTCCTGGAAGACAACGTAAAGACCCTGGCCGCGGAGATGGGGGCGGCACTGGGACATAAGACGTTTTATGGAAAAAAGGACGGATCCCTGCCTTCAACCGGCGAACTGAACCCCGATGTGGTTATGGGCGGTCTTGCAAAAATCCTTGACATTGAACCGGATGCCTCTCTGGCCAAGTATTCGGAGGAACTTGAACAAGTGGTTGGACAGTCGGTTGTTGCCCGTTCTCTGACTTTTTGCGCCGGGTGCCCCCATCGTGCGTCGTTCTGGTCCCTGCACAACGCCCTCGAACTGGATGGACGTTACGGGTTCATGTGTGGTGATATTGGTTGCTACACCATGGGAATATCCCCGGCGGGCTTCGGAACGCTCAAATCTGTGCACGCGATGGGCTCTGGAATTGGCCTTGCAAGCGGATTCGGTCAATTAGGCCAATTTGGCCTTGACCGCCCCGTGTTAGCTGCATGCGGGGACAGCACATTTTTTCACGCCGCTGTGCCGGCATTGATCAACGCAGTGCACCACAACGCAAAGCTGGTGATGGTGGTGTTGGACAACAGCGGAACTGGCATGACCGGGTTTCAACCACATCCGGGCCTGACATACGACGCCATGGGAAAACAAGCCACCCCCGTGGACGTTGCAAAAGTCTGCCGCGCCATAGGGGCCAGCGTCACCATAAGCGATCCCTTCGACGTAAAGGGAACGACAGACACCCTTCTGGACCTGCTGGAACAGGACTCGGGCGTGCGAGTGCTAATCCTCCGTCAAATGTGCGCGTTGAGCCCCGAGAAAAAGTTAAAAAAAATGTATGAAGTTGCCGTGGACCAAAGCATTTGTCTGGGCGAAGCCTGTGGCTGCAACCGTTTGTGCACCCGTGTTTTCAAATGCCCGGCTTTAATCTGGGACGCTTCCGCCGGCAAAGCCCTTGTGGATGAAGTGCTTTGCGCGGGTTGCGGGGTGTGTGCCTCCATTTGTCCAAGCGGCGCCATTACACGAAAGG
- a CDS encoding TRAP transporter small permease subunit yields the protein MAQQESQGSTLSEGPRISQWIDRFVVWVSSAAAWLNVVLVVVILAQVILRYTIGWTSTAMEELQWHLYGTAAFIAVAYAVVKDAHVRLDLFFRKMSPRTKAWVDLLSISILLLPMCVVMSIHGAKMVEMAFRIGESSPSPMGMSYRWAIKAVIPFSMALYGSAGISRMIRSAAVIMDRKVR from the coding sequence ATGGCGCAACAAGAAAGTCAAGGGAGTACGTTATCAGAGGGCCCGAGGATCAGCCAATGGATAGACCGCTTTGTTGTTTGGGTATCCAGTGCAGCCGCCTGGCTGAATGTGGTGCTTGTTGTGGTCATTCTGGCTCAGGTCATTCTGCGGTACACCATAGGCTGGACGTCTACGGCCATGGAGGAACTCCAATGGCATCTGTACGGCACGGCGGCGTTTATCGCGGTTGCCTATGCCGTTGTCAAGGACGCCCATGTCAGACTGGATTTGTTCTTCCGCAAAATGAGCCCCCGGACCAAGGCGTGGGTTGACTTATTGTCCATTTCGATTCTCTTGCTGCCCATGTGCGTGGTTATGTCTATCCATGGAGCTAAAATGGTCGAGATGGCCTTTCGGATAGGGGAAAGTTCGCCCTCCCCAATGGGGATGTCTTACCGATGGGCAATCAAAGCAGTCATTCCATTCAGCATGGCATTGTACGGTTCAGCGGGGATCAGCCGAATGATCCGTTCTGCAGCCGTGATTATGGATAGGAAAGTGAGGTGA
- a CDS encoding TRAP transporter large permease subunit has protein sequence MGVNEILVLLMFLTFICLLFTGAPIAFVLGGVAILFTLVGWFCDLYFGTWTGLNFNMLGLAADRMFNIVSNWVLVAIPMFVFMGLMLDRSGTAEDMMQSMQKLFGRVRGGLAVTVILIGIILAASTGIIGASVVLLALLSLPAMMHQGYSKSLASGTVAASGTLGILIPPSIMLVIMADQLSVSVGDLFMGAMIPGILLGCLYIGYVVIFGLFRPNDLPLPEDVQPVTWKVVVDVLKNILPTATLIVLVLGSIFAGVASPTEASGVGAFGATILAFYQRKLTVKVIKEVTEGTFRVIGFIFGIWVGATLFAMVVRLLGGDDVIEHLLTSLPLGPHGIILIVLFVVFLLGFFLDWIEITLIILPLLAPVVSKLPLGIDGGGVLDNAALVWFAILVAMTLQTSFLTPPMGPAIFFIQGVNQDIDLLKIYRGVIPFVIFQLIAIVLLFLFPKLSIWLPIVVYG, from the coding sequence ATGGGAGTCAATGAAATCCTTGTACTGCTCATGTTTCTCACTTTTATATGCCTCCTTTTCACGGGGGCACCTATCGCTTTTGTACTGGGCGGTGTGGCGATTTTGTTCACATTGGTCGGCTGGTTTTGCGACCTGTACTTTGGTACATGGACCGGGCTGAATTTCAACATGTTGGGGCTCGCGGCTGACCGAATGTTTAATATCGTGAGCAATTGGGTTCTCGTGGCGATTCCCATGTTCGTATTCATGGGCCTTATGCTGGACCGTTCCGGCACCGCCGAAGACATGATGCAGTCCATGCAAAAACTTTTCGGCCGGGTGCGCGGCGGTTTAGCGGTTACCGTGATCCTGATCGGCATCATCCTGGCAGCCTCCACGGGCATCATTGGTGCATCGGTGGTTTTGCTTGCCCTGCTATCTTTGCCTGCCATGATGCATCAAGGGTACTCAAAATCGCTGGCATCGGGAACAGTCGCGGCCTCTGGAACTCTAGGAATTTTAATCCCGCCGTCCATCATGCTGGTGATCATGGCGGACCAACTTTCCGTATCGGTAGGCGACCTTTTTATGGGTGCCATGATTCCCGGTATTCTCCTTGGCTGCCTGTATATCGGTTATGTGGTGATTTTCGGGCTCTTCAGGCCGAACGACCTGCCTCTCCCGGAAGATGTCCAGCCAGTCACGTGGAAGGTGGTTGTTGATGTCTTGAAAAACATCCTACCCACGGCCACACTGATTGTTCTTGTTCTTGGAAGCATCTTTGCAGGGGTTGCCTCTCCTACGGAAGCAAGCGGCGTGGGGGCCTTCGGCGCCACCATCCTTGCCTTTTACCAGCGGAAGCTAACCGTCAAGGTCATTAAAGAAGTGACGGAGGGAACCTTCAGGGTCATTGGCTTCATTTTCGGCATTTGGGTCGGCGCCACCTTGTTTGCCATGGTTGTGCGCCTCCTTGGAGGCGATGACGTCATTGAACACCTCCTTACCAGTCTTCCGCTGGGCCCTCATGGAATTATTCTTATAGTTCTCTTTGTGGTTTTTCTTTTAGGCTTTTTTCTGGACTGGATCGAAATTACTTTGATCATTCTGCCTCTATTGGCGCCTGTAGTGAGCAAACTCCCACTCGGTATTGACGGTGGGGGAGTCCTGGACAACGCTGCGCTGGTCTGGTTCGCCATACTGGTGGCCATGACCCTGCAGACATCTTTTCTGACACCACCCATGGGGCCAGCAATCTTCTTTATTCAGGGGGTAAACCAGGACATTGACCTCCTGAAAATCTATAGAGGGGTTATACCGTTCGTCATTTTCCAACTGATCGCCATAGTGCTGCTGTTTCTGTTTCCCAAGCTGTCAATATGGTTGCCCATTGTGGTATATGGATAG
- a CDS encoding XRE family transcriptional regulator, with the protein MYDDKFIDESQMGMRIRKLRMERKMTQQDLATAIGMTKSYISKMEKSHTAPPVSTLNRVAHALGIAVNDLFTNEPTEEIYTLIKNNQRLTFASDHKKFGYSYIPLAPHYPNRMMDPYIIRAEKGKRLRSENFFHDGEEILFIMKGALTMRIGDHVVDMEEGDCLYFDSKYPHYAETKGEVEVVAINILCSGKTPNVGDDEGSE; encoded by the coding sequence ATGTACGATGACAAATTTATTGATGAAAGCCAGATGGGTATGCGAATCCGGAAGTTGCGCATGGAACGCAAGATGACTCAGCAGGATCTTGCAACAGCCATTGGCATGACTAAAAGCTATATTTCCAAAATGGAAAAATCCCACACAGCACCACCGGTTTCAACCTTGAACAGGGTCGCCCATGCGTTGGGGATTGCTGTAAATGATCTTTTTACAAACGAACCCACAGAGGAAATCTACACGCTTATAAAAAATAACCAACGCCTCACCTTTGCCTCGGACCACAAAAAATTCGGCTACAGCTACATCCCCCTCGCCCCCCATTATCCTAACAGAATGATGGATCCTTACATCATTAGGGCGGAAAAAGGAAAACGCCTACGAAGCGAAAATTTTTTTCATGATGGGGAAGAAATTCTTTTCATCATGAAGGGGGCCTTGACTATGCGGATCGGCGATCATGTCGTCGATATGGAGGAGGGAGACTGTCTGTATTTTGATTCCAAATACCCTCATTATGCTGAAACAAAGGGTGAAGTAGAGGTTGTCGCCATCAATATTCTATGCTCTGGCAAAACGCCTAATGTCGGTGACGATGAGGGGAGTGAGTAG
- a CDS encoding TRAP transporter substrate-binding protein produces the protein MRIFRMSVLASLALVLIAAPTIALAGKVLLRTQVLYPTNLPLAGEGEMRLANLVQTMSNGEVEFKLFDPGKIVPSNAILDSVSQGRIQAGMAISQMWAGKMAAASLFAGGPFGPEAPELVAWMLAGNGLKLYQEMYDEAGYNVKVIPFGLTPPESSGWFRKKIDSPDQLKGLKVRYLGLGGLVLQKLGASVSSFPPAEIFSAMDKGLLDAAEFAFPSLDQAIGLNKVAKFNYYPGWHQPSTTTEVLINKDVWEKRLTESQRTIIETASKASMLWVLAKGEATQASALRLNAEKHGVTNLYWSNEMLQAFRGAWDEVVAEQCAKDAFFKKVWDDLSSFRDNYSIWKKFAYLPRETGASD, from the coding sequence ATGCGTATTTTCAGAATGTCGGTATTGGCGTCTTTGGCTTTGGTGCTTATCGCGGCGCCAACTATAGCGTTGGCAGGCAAGGTTCTTTTAAGGACGCAGGTCCTGTATCCCACCAACCTGCCGCTGGCAGGAGAGGGGGAGATGCGGTTAGCCAATTTGGTGCAGACCATGAGCAACGGCGAAGTTGAATTCAAACTTTTTGACCCCGGCAAGATCGTCCCTTCGAATGCCATCCTTGACAGTGTTTCTCAAGGTCGAATTCAGGCTGGAATGGCGATTTCCCAGATGTGGGCCGGCAAGATGGCCGCTGCGTCCCTATTTGCGGGAGGCCCATTCGGTCCGGAAGCCCCCGAACTCGTGGCATGGATGCTTGCAGGAAACGGGTTGAAGCTGTACCAGGAGATGTACGATGAAGCCGGATACAATGTAAAAGTGATTCCGTTCGGCCTGACGCCGCCGGAAAGCTCGGGCTGGTTTCGCAAAAAGATCGACTCTCCCGATCAGTTGAAAGGGCTCAAGGTCCGGTATTTAGGCCTGGGAGGGCTGGTCTTACAAAAGCTGGGCGCCAGTGTGTCTTCATTCCCTCCTGCTGAAATTTTTTCTGCTATGGACAAAGGGCTGCTGGACGCGGCTGAATTCGCCTTCCCTTCCTTAGATCAGGCCATTGGTCTGAACAAGGTAGCAAAATTCAACTACTATCCAGGCTGGCATCAGCCCAGCACAACGACGGAGGTCCTGATTAACAAGGATGTCTGGGAAAAGCGGCTTACTGAATCCCAACGCACCATCATAGAAACCGCCTCCAAGGCATCCATGCTTTGGGTTTTGGCAAAAGGCGAGGCTACCCAGGCTTCCGCACTGAGGCTGAATGCTGAAAAGCACGGTGTCACCAACCTGTATTGGTCGAACGAAATGCTCCAGGCTTTTCGTGGCGCCTGGGATGAAGTTGTGGCGGAACAGTGTGCCAAAGACGCTTTCTTCAAAAAGGTGTGGGATGATCTTTCTTCCTTCCGTGACAATTACTCCATTTGGAAGAAATTTGCCTACCTTCCTCGTGAAACCGGAGCCTCGGACTAA